CTTAATTTTTCCTAGATGTCTGGTCTTTGATAACTCCATACTTTGAGATCAGTACGACTGTAGTTGAGATGTATCTGCTGCAATACTGCAGGGACTTGCGGAAcaataaacttttaaatatctCAGGAACTCTGGTTGTCCCTCAAAATGTCACTGTTAGGTTTGTTTTTGGCATAATCATCATCTTCAATAATTCCTCTCTGTTTAAAGATACAATGTGAACATTTTACATTCCCATTTTATTGTTCTAGTCTTCAAGGAAATCCATTCTGTTCAAATTCTATCCCAAGCAACTTTTGCGGACCTTACAATGGAGATGCTGGTGGCACCTTGCAATTGGCAAACAACACTGATTGTCCTCCTTTGGCGTGTCCTCCCCCTTATGAATATGCCCTGCCATATCCTACTTGCTTTTGTGCTCTGCCGCTGCTTATAGGATACAGGCTGAAGAGTCCTGGATTTCGTGATTTTCGATCATATGTGGATAAGTTTAAGTGGTATATCATCTTTGGTCTTAAACTGAATATATCTCAATTACACCTTAACACATTTGCATTGGAAGCTGGTCCTCGTGTGAAGATGTACTTGAGGATTTTCCCCATCTATGTTGATAACAAGAGCTCTCATTTGTTCAATGAAAGTGAGGTCCTAAGACTCCGTAGCATGTTCACTGGGTGGCTGATTCCTGATAATGATCTTTTTGGACCTTATGAACTTCTCAATTTCACCCTACTTGCAGATTATAGAGAATGTACGTAtgcctttttctttaattaaacaTAGTTTTCCAAGGAGTACTCAATGGAGAGGAATTAATCCCTCCACATCTTGATTGCTTTACTTTCTTCAGATATGTATCTGATTCCGTTTCTCTATGAGTTACTCTTAGCAGACACTACTTTGCTACGAGTGAACTTTTAAGAAATCTTTAGCATGACTGAATCTGTTTTCTTCCCATTATCAGTAAAAGATCATGATATATATAGAACTTGACTACgtgattaatttattttgatgagTAAATATTTTGTATATCTCTTGCTTCTTCTTGTacttttgtttttgttggtatgtGATTTTCCTTTGCTGAATTACTTAATTGTTGGGCCATACTGAATTTTGTGGCTTACCAATCCTTTGTGCAATTATGGAAGACGAGAATagatatcatatcatatcatattatcgAAGCATTTAATTGTGTGAAGCCTAGCTATTTGTGTCCTTGTGATATGTAGTGTTTATTGTTCTTTTGCAGTCATCCCCCCTCCCTCATCATCTGGTATTAGCAAGGGAGCTCTTGCAGGCATCATACTAGGGGTAATTGCTGGTGCGGTCACAATATCGGCATTTGTATCACTTTTCATATTGAGATTGTATATGAAGAAGCACCACCGTGCCAGTTCAAAACGGCGCCTATGTGAGTATACTACAGTTACTGATTTTGAAGTTGGTTTTCTAAGTCCtttctttgttcattttaaTTTAGGACCTTTTATAGCCTTTTGAATCATTGTACACTATACATTCTCATACGTCTTAACCACTTGGATTACACTTTTTACCAAGATACAGTATTCATGAAACTGAAAGAGATATTGAATTATATATGTTTATATAGAATGATGAAAATACAATGACGTAAAATTAGATTTGGAACGATGGAGATACAGTCTCCATTTGAAAATACTGCAATTTCAAAGAGTGATAATGAGTTTGTTATCTCTGCAAAGAAATATGAGATGTAAGAATCCAGCTAGAGTTCTCATTTGTAAATATCCCTGACAACAGAATATTTTCTCTCATCTAGAAAGTTGTCCTAGTTCATGAGCTTACTGATCAACAGCATAATTATCTTATCTTGCATATCAATTTGTTCACATTTGAATAACACATATTGCTTTTAGGCCTGCATGTTATGTTAACCTCAATTTCAATTCTGATGCCATGAAGGTGGTGATTATGATATAGATATATTGTCTCAAACTAAAGTTGTAAGCCCATGTCTTTGTTTTGCAGTGTCGAAAATCTCTGTCAAAATTGATGGTGTTAAGGAGTTCAATTTTGAAGAATTGACACTGGCGACCAAAAATTTTAACAACTCCAGCCTTGTTGGACAAGGAGGGTATGGAAAAGTTTATGAAGGTACTTTAGCTGATGGGACAGCAGTAGCCATTAAACGAGCTCAAGAGGGATCGTTACAGGGGCAAAAGGAGTTTCTTACAGAAATTGAACTACTATCTAGGCTACATCACCGAAACCTTGTGTCTTTGCTTGGATATTGTGGTGAAGAAGGAGAACAGGTACCTTATTACTTCAATTGTCTTATCATCATGAACAAAAATCTAATGGAGCAGTATGCTGAATTTTGTAATACCAAAAGATTTGTTTGTTATgctggaagaaaaaaaaggaatataTGATCTTTCTTACACCTTAAAATAAATCCTACATACATGCGCACCCACATGAATAAAGATTACCAAAGGGATACAGATCTAAGAGATGATTTTGTGCTAGCAGATAATTGGGCtactttttctctcttttccaACAATTGCTGGACTACTTTAATGTTGTGATGGCTGATATTATTTCGCCTCTGGCCGATTATTGGTCTTTTACTTTTTCGTCTTCTTTCTACATACACATGCCTTTCTCTCTTTTCAATTCCTAAATTTGAACATTTTGTCAATTGTGTTTTACCTGCAGATGCTGGTATACGAGTTTATGCCTAATGGTACTCTGAGAGACCACCTATCTGGTAAATAACTATATAATTTTCATTATTCTTGCCTCCTTTTATTTGTGCAAATCTTTTCCTTACAGCACTTAATTTTGATAAGAAAACATATAAGCACGCAAATGATTAACTAAATCGACAACATCTAGCCTTGCCCTCAACCAAATTCCTTCCAATGAAAATTGTGGAAAATCAAACTTTCTGCTGGTTAGTCTTAGGGGATTGCTTTGGGGGAAAGCACTAGCAGAAATCAAGTCTTTCACCATATCATATGGGATTTAATGGGTTGACTTGTGGTGTGGCAGGTACATGTAAAGAACCTCTAAGTTTTGCTTTGCGATTGAAAGTTGCCTTGGGTTCATCTAAGGGCATACTCTACTTGCACACGGAGGCTGATCCTCCCATATTCCATCGAGATATCAAGGCAAGCAATATATTGCTAGACTCTAAATTTATTGCAAAGGTGGCTGACTTTGGACTTTCACGGCTCGCTCCAGTTCCAGATCTTGAAGGGACTCTGCCTGCTCATGTATCAACagttgttaagggcactccgGTGAGCATTGATTGTTCAAGAAAGTAGATATTTTGACCAAACCTATCCCCTAATATTTGTCATCCTACCTTCTGATAGTTGAGAATTCTGTAGTGGAAAGTAAGTGACATACTTGTAACTCTAATGCTTGTTCTCTGCAGGGATACCTTGACCCAGAGTATTTCCTAACTCATAAATTGACTGACAAGAGTGACGTTTACAGCCTTGGTGTTGTATTCCTTGAGCTTCTCACTGGGATGCAGCCAATTTCACATGGCAAGAACATTGTTAGGGAGGTACTGTCTTGCTAGAAGATATTCTGTCTACCTTTGTCATCTACACATATTTATCTGTATTCTCCAGACAAGGCTAGGATTCATTATCTTGGAAGTGTTAAAACATAAAGGATTTGAGGAATAAAATCAAGTTTATTGGTTCAAATTCCACCTTCACAACGGTGAAAATAACTAATAACTTGCTCCATTTGATATTGTGagaaatataagagaaaaatattattgaattgtgtctcTACATTATTACGCAGAGACCCTATAACATTAaatacaatcctttaccaaGTAGGATCCTATTTAATATtcttattcctattctaagtaggattgtatatacctattcctattctaacactcccctCTAGCCAGTGCATACAAGTTATATATACCTAGCTTGTTACAAATGTAATTACTGTGGGGACCGATGAGGGGCTTGGTGAGATATCTGCAAGTTGATTGCTCGACTTTACAAAATTGacagtcaatctcaatgtgcttagtcttCTCATGAAATATTGGATTTGATGCATAATGCTAGTCAATTTCAATGTGCATAGTCTTCTCATGAAATACCAAATTTGATGCATAATTTTGATAAAACATAGAGTGATAAAATTACAGTGTTGAACTTCCTAAATGAAGCTTGAGAAGATTGTTTTAGACCTTAGAGTGACTTACAAAATCGACATGCCGGCAGCAGAAGCTCTTTGATTTTCTACCAAGATCGTAGagactctgataccatgtgagaaatataggagaaaaaaatattattgaattgtgggtctacattattacacagagaCCCTATAGACACTACAATATAATCCTTTATCAAGTAAGATACTATTTattattcctattcctattttaAGTTGGATTGTATATACATATTCCCATTCTAACAGATATAATTCAATCCCTGTTGTATGATTTCATGGATATATTGTACTGCATGTTTACAGGTGAACCTTGCATATCGTTCTGGTATGATATTCAATGTCATTGATGATCGGATGGGATCTTATCCTTCGGAATGTGTAGAGAAATTCATAAATCTGGCTCTCAAATGTTGCCAAGAAGAGACAGAAGCTCGGCCATCAATGGCAGAAGTGGTTCGAGAACTGGAAAACATACGGATTATGATGCCTGAGTCTGACTCTATAATTAGAGATTCCCTGGTCACTGATAGTGAAAAAGATAGCAGCACCCCATCTTCAACCTCAGCTATGAAATATCCTTTTGTTTCAGCTGATGTATCTGGTAGTGACCTTGTCAGTGGAGTTGTTCCCTCCATTCATCCTAGGTGATATTTCACCCTCCTCCTATGTACAGTCAATTATATCTGCAAATATTTTGTAACATACGGCGGTATATTTCTAGCACTAAAGCCATCGTGAACACAAGATTTGACCTTGTACTAGTAACCCCCGTTGCTGCAGTAATAGTTATTGTTGTAATTACTAAATTGAAAAGTGTGAATATCTATTCTAATATTTTGTGGTGTGTATCTATTCTAATATTTTGTGGTATATAGTTAAAGAGGTGAATAGTCTTGAATGATGGATTATTGGAGGGTGGTGACTCCAAATTTACGAgcaaatggaaaatgtttttcatgaaaaatgttttcttagaaaatttgtttttgaaaaaataagttgggttttaacttattttttcatgtttgattggtgagtggaaaatattttctaatatttgGTTGGTGAATGAAAAACATTTTCAGAAcatatcttttattttggctaaagagtaaaaaatactttatagaaaaataattttgagctTGGAAACCAAACTTGATAATCGATTTGAGACTCGACTCGACACTCGAACCATGACATGATTGCAGTGATTGATCTTGGATCCGACCTTGACGCCCCCCAACTTACGACCTAACCCTGACTCTTGACTTGAGACTTGACATTCAAATTGGGACACAACATTCAAATCGGGACACAATCCCAATGATCGATTTGAGATCTGACCTAAGACCTGATCTCGACTCCTGATTCGTGACCTTACATTCAAATTAGGACTCAATCCTAACACTCGAGCTGGAACACGACCCCTACTTTCGAACCAAGATTTGACCTCGAGATTCGACTAATGACTTGACCCTGATTCTTGACTCTCGACTCTCGACTCTTGCTGCGAGACTCAATATTTGAATTGAGATCCAACCCCAATCTTGGACGATCGATTTCAGATTCAACCCCGAGATCTAACCTAGTACCTAACCACAACTCTTGATTCGAGACTGACATTCAAATTGGGACTCGACCTCAACCCTAACACCCAAACCTAGACATGACTCGACAATCAAGTTTGGATCTGACCCCAACACTTGACTTAGGACCTGATCTCGAATCTCATTCTGAGACTCGACATTTGAACAGAACCCGACCTTGATTCTAGCATTGACACTCAATCCTGAGGATTGATTCTGGACCTTATTTCAGTCATGATCCGGGACTCGACTCTCGAACCTTGATCCAACCCTGACACTTGACGTAGGATTCAACTTCTGAACTGAGACCTCATCTCGACCCTAACTCGGGATTCGATATTCAAACTGGGACCTAACTTTCAAACCAGGTCCCACTCTTGACCCTTGATGCGAGACCCGACTTTCGAACTAGGACCTGACCTCGATATTTAATCTGGACTCGACTCTGAATGTTAGTTTGGAAAacatttaatccaaccaaacatgagaaaattggaaaagattttccaaataatatttttttctttataccAAACACACTACCTAGGAAGAGTATTATTGTCACAAAGACTTGCtatttcctttcttattttttttaattaaagaccCACTGGGCCATTTTATTTAAGGGCTAGTTtctaatatatacaataaactaattagtttacaacaaatataaacatgttttatttacattcaaaatatcaaaaatcataagatgtatacactgactataaaATATAACTTGCCAAAAGTAGTATATAGTATACTCTATCTATATAATATAACTTAGGAAAAGGCATAGATTCTCACTTGAGCTTGTCTCGAAAAGTCAATTACATGTTTAAACTATCATGATGGCATATTATACACCTTTACTACTTAAAAGTGAATTTACTTAACCCCTAAAAATGatgtggaaaaaaaataaaaaaatgtgcGCATCAGAATgtttaagtcaaaaaaataataaaaaaaataaaatcctcCTTACACCCCCTCACCCCCacatctcttcttcttcacaccccatcctcctcttcttcttcacaccccaTCCAttactctcttcttcttcattctttattttttgtatcACAACCTCaaaacacaatttttttaattcgaAATTAGGTGAATTTTCTGTAAGATTAATCCAAAtaaaccaaaaaataataataaaaattctattttttgttttgCTAACTTTGAAAGGTTTGAAATCCATCAACTTCTCCCTATCATATTGCTCCCTTCTCTGCTGAAATGGTagtctttctctctcttctccATAATTGTAGTGGgtatgtataaattttaaatttttgtttcaAATTTTTAGCTCTACGgttgaaaattttcaattttgacagtttttcacCTTCTCTTGTAATGGTGAATTGGGTATCTTGTCACTTACAAGTACAGTTTtgttctcttgttcttcttcttggtGTTTCACTTTCATGTAAGCTTCTcctttaatttttccttaatCTTCTCccaattcttttcaaatttCTCAACATAATTAAAGGGTTGAaaccttggaaacagcctctggcagaaatgcaaggtaaggctgcgtacaacagacccttgtggtcaggcccttccccagACCCTACGCATAGCTgaagcttaagtgcaccgggctgcccttttaatTAAAGGGTTAGAGTTTCAAATTTTTTGTTATGCGTGAATGTAGCTCATCAAAAGCTACTAGAGATTTCATGTTTAGCTTCCAAGAAAGGTTCTTTTGTTGTTGattcaataattaattaaggaGCAATTTGTGTAAAATAGGGTtagcaaaagaaaaattaattaataaaaaaagcaaaacaaaaaggatatcaaaattataatttctgaaATGGCGATGATGTAGCGCTAATGTGGTAGTGAGTGTAATATACCACATATTGTGAGAGTTGTGTTACACATGTCAGGGTGCTATTAAACTCACTTTTATGTAGTAAAGGTATGTAATAGGTCGCCATGATAGTTTAAGCATGTAACTAACTTTTCAGGACTAGTTTAGGGGGGAATTTATTTCTTTTCGCTATAGCTTACCTATACATGAGCTATATACTAACTATACATTATAATACACTCAAACAACTGAATATAGATTAACTCTACATgaagtatacactgactattcATGAACAATACACTAACTATTCAATCTCTATCAACTTCaaatttgtcacgccccgagtcTAAATCGTAGATGTGTCcgacactcgaaaaccattgttGGTTCCCAAGCGAACCCTTGGCTTGGTGACAAC
This DNA window, taken from Solanum dulcamara chromosome 3, daSolDulc1.2, whole genome shotgun sequence, encodes the following:
- the LOC129882539 gene encoding probable LRR receptor-like serine/threonine-protein kinase At1g06840 isoform X2 produces the protein MHLSGNLSSELGRLSYMKILDVMWNAISGTIPKEIGNIKTLELLLLNGNQLTGSLPEELGYLPNLNRIQIDQNHISGPLPVSFANLDKTAHFHMNNNSISGQIPPELSKLPNLLHLLLDNNNLSGYLPPELAQIPNLHILQLDNNNFEGSQIPDSYGNMSRLLKLSLRNCSLHGPVPNLGNIPNLTYIDLSLNRLSGSIPSDKLSDNMTTIDLSYNSLSGTIPSNFSSLPHLQKLSLENNSLSGSVPSIIWQSRTLNATETLILDLRNNKLLNISGTLVVPQNVTVSLQGNPFCSNSIPSNFCGPYNGDAGGTLQLANNTDCPPLACPPPYEYALPYPTCFCALPLLIGYRLKSPGFRDFRSYVDKFKWYIIFGLKLNISQLHLNTFALEAGPRVKMYLRIFPIYVDNKSSHLFNESEVLRLRSMFTGWLIPDNDLFGPYELLNFTLLADYREFIPPPSSSGISKGALAGIILGVIAGAVTISAFVSLFILRLYMKKHHRASSKRRLLSKISVKIDGVKEFNFEELTLATKNFNNSSLVGQGGYGKVYEGTLADGTAVAIKRAQEGSLQGQKEFLTEIELLSRLHHRNLVSLLGYCGEEGEQMLVYEFMPNGTLRDHLSGTCKEPLSFALRLKVALGSSKGILYLHTEADPPIFHRDIKASNILLDSKFIAKVADFGLSRLAPVPDLEGTLPAHVSTVVKGTPGYLDPEYFLTHKLTDKSDVYSLGVVFLELLTGMQPISHGKNIVREVNLAYRSGMIFNVIDDRMGSYPSECVEKFINLALKCCQEETEARPSMAEVVRELENIRIMMPESDSIIRDSLVTDSEKDSSTPSSTSAMKYPFVSADVSGSDLVSGVVPSIHPR
- the LOC129882539 gene encoding probable LRR receptor-like serine/threonine-protein kinase At1g06840 isoform X1, encoding MSGSKLSLIGISLVLWVCWSLLFTKAESQATHPDEVKALRSIKNSLVDPNGNLSNWRRGDPCMSNWTGVLCYNETNNDGYLHVRELQLLDMHLSGNLSSELGRLSYMKILDVMWNAISGTIPKEIGNIKTLELLLLNGNQLTGSLPEELGYLPNLNRIQIDQNHISGPLPVSFANLDKTAHFHMNNNSISGQIPPELSKLPNLLHLLLDNNNLSGYLPPELAQIPNLHILQLDNNNFEGSQIPDSYGNMSRLLKLSLRNCSLHGPVPNLGNIPNLTYIDLSLNRLSGSIPSDKLSDNMTTIDLSYNSLSGTIPSNFSSLPHLQKLSLENNSLSGSVPSIIWQSRTLNATETLILDLRNNKLLNISGTLVVPQNVTVSLQGNPFCSNSIPSNFCGPYNGDAGGTLQLANNTDCPPLACPPPYEYALPYPTCFCALPLLIGYRLKSPGFRDFRSYVDKFKWYIIFGLKLNISQLHLNTFALEAGPRVKMYLRIFPIYVDNKSSHLFNESEVLRLRSMFTGWLIPDNDLFGPYELLNFTLLADYREFIPPPSSSGISKGALAGIILGVIAGAVTISAFVSLFILRLYMKKHHRASSKRRLLSKISVKIDGVKEFNFEELTLATKNFNNSSLVGQGGYGKVYEGTLADGTAVAIKRAQEGSLQGQKEFLTEIELLSRLHHRNLVSLLGYCGEEGEQMLVYEFMPNGTLRDHLSGTCKEPLSFALRLKVALGSSKGILYLHTEADPPIFHRDIKASNILLDSKFIAKVADFGLSRLAPVPDLEGTLPAHVSTVVKGTPGYLDPEYFLTHKLTDKSDVYSLGVVFLELLTGMQPISHGKNIVREVNLAYRSGMIFNVIDDRMGSYPSECVEKFINLALKCCQEETEARPSMAEVVRELENIRIMMPESDSIIRDSLVTDSEKDSSTPSSTSAMKYPFVSADVSGSDLVSGVVPSIHPR